One Phoenix dactylifera cultivar Barhee BC4 chromosome 8, palm_55x_up_171113_PBpolish2nd_filt_p, whole genome shotgun sequence genomic window carries:
- the LOC103713410 gene encoding protein DETOXIFICATION 51-like, translating into MCNTNTTTVSMAASDENPRTPPLYYTNIPLSKPGKNQPLKLPEPAESLREASSLFRLSFPIALAALLIYSRSVLSMLFLGSLGDLPLAAGSLAIAFANITGYSVLSGLSLGMEPLCSQAFGANQRKLLALTLHRSVLFLLCSSIPISLLWLNMSKILLFLGQDSEITSLAQSYLLFSLPDLIAFSFIHPLRIYLRSQGITRPLTRAASLAALVHLPANLLLVTHLRLGAPGVAAASASSNLALLLFFLFHLRSDPDPTWRRPTLECLSGWGPLARLAAPSCVSVCLEWWWYELMILLCGLLPDPKPAVASMGVLIQTTALLYVFPSSLGFGVSTRVGNELGANRPTGARASAVVSVALSAVMGLAAMGFAAGMRNRWGRMFTDSGEILQLTAAAMPLVGLCELGNCPQTVGCGVLRGSARPAHAAHVNLGAFYLVGMPVAVGLGFGLGVGFTGLWMGLLAAQMCCAGLMLHVVGTTDWEAQACRAQVLTGKPPAGLKEMEEGKVADDEAVKGTEKCDEPLI; encoded by the coding sequence ATGTGTAACACGAACACCACCACCGTTTCCATGGCGGCTAGCGACGAGAACCCACGGACACCCCCTCTCTACTACACCAATATCCCGCTCTCAAAGCCGGGAAAGAACCAACCTTTGAAGTTGCCGGAGCCGGCCGAGTCTCTGAGGGAGGCCTCGTCCCTCTTCCGCCTCTCCTTCCCCATCGCGCTCGCCGCGCTCCTTATTTACTCCCGCTCTGTTCTCTCTATGCTGTTCTTGGGATCTTTAGGCGACCTCCCGCTCGCCGCCGGCTCCCTCGCCATCGCCTTCGCCAACATCACGGGCTACTCCGTGCTGTCGGGCTTATCTCTGGGAATGGAGCCCCTTTGCTCCCAGGCCTTCGGTGCCAACCAGCGTAAACTCCTGGCGCTCACCCTTCACCGCTctgttctcttcctcctctgttcttccaTCCCCATCTCTCTTCTCTGGCTCAACATGTCAAAGATCCTCCTCTTCCTCGGCCAGGACTCGGAAATCACCTCCCTCGCCCAAAGCTACCTCCTTTTCTCCCTCCCCGACCTCATTGCCTTCTCCTTCATTCATCCCCTCCGCATCTACCTCCGGTCGCAGGGCATCACCCGCCCCCTCACACGCGCCGCCTCCCTTGCCGCCTTGGTCCACCTCCCGGCCAACCTCCTCCTCGTGACCCATCTCCGCCTCGGCGCCCCCGGCGTCGCtgccgcctccgcctcctccaaCCTCGCCCTCctgctcttcttcctcttccacctCCGCAGCGATCCGGACCCGACGTGGCGGCGTCCCACCCTCGAGTGCCTCTCCGGTTGGGGGCCCCTGGCCCGCCTCGCCGCACCCAGCTGCGTCTCGGTCTGCCTCGAGTGGTGGTGGTACGAGCTGATGATCCTCCTCTGCGGCCTTCTCCCGGACCCGAAGCCCGCGGTGGCCTCCATGGGCGTCCTCATCCAGACCACCGCCCTCCTCTACGTCTTCCCCTCCTCCCTGGGATTCGGCGTCTCCACGCGGGTGGGCAACGAGCTCGGAGCCAACCGCCCGACCGGCGCCCGCGCCTccgccgtggtctcggtggcgCTCTCTGCCGTGATGGGGTTAGCGGCGATGGGGTTCGCGGCGGGGATGCGGAATCGGTGGGGGCGGATGTTCACGGACAGCGGGGAGATACTCCAGCTGACGGCGGCGGCGATGCCGCTCGTGGGGCTGTGCGAGCTTGGGAACTGCCCGCAGACTGTGGGATGCGGGGTGCTGCGGGGGAGCGCGCGGCCGGCCCACGCGGCCCACGTCAACCTGGGTGCGTTCTACCTCGTCGGCATGCCGGTGGCCGTCGGGCTGGGGTTCGGCCTCGGCGTGGGCTTCACGGGGCTCTGGATGGGTCTCCTCGCCGCCCAGATGTGCTGTGCCGGCCTCATGCTCCACGTCGTGGGGACCACCGACTGGGAGGCCCAGGCTTGCCGGGCCCAGGTTCTAACAGGGAAGCCTCCTGCGGGGCTCAAAGAGATGGAGGAAGGCAAAGTTGCTGATGATGAAGCGGTAAAGGGTACAGAGAAATGCGATGAGCCGTTGATCTGA